Proteins from a genomic interval of Actinoalloteichus hymeniacidonis:
- a CDS encoding DUF3311 domain-containing protein yields the protein MTGQPRQRGRTRRWSPWSLLLLVPLLILVTPLFNRMEPTLIGMPFFYWVQFLFIPIGITCTAIVANRTRQRPDAATDETEAAGGEQR from the coding sequence ATGACAGGACAACCCCGGCAACGAGGCCGGACCCGCAGGTGGAGCCCCTGGAGCCTTCTGCTGTTGGTGCCGCTGCTGATCCTGGTCACGCCGCTGTTCAACCGGATGGAGCCCACGCTCATCGGGATGCCGTTCTTCTACTGGGTGCAGTTCTTATTCATTCCGATCGGCATCACCTGCACGGCGATCGTGGCCAACCGGACCCGGCAGCGCCCCGACGCGGCCACCGATGAGACCGAGGCCGCCGGAGGCGAGCAGCGATGA